A single window of bacterium DNA harbors:
- a CDS encoding PilT/PilU family type 4a pilus ATPase: MDNFKEKLNELLLTAARQSASDLHIGAGRRPMLRIDGVLIPLQKEPILTPEMTEGLVLSLLTEEQKQVFLRERQVDFSYSFEDKARFRVNVYFQRGFMAAALRLIPAQIKTIEELKLPPILHDFAKLRQGFILIVGPAGHGKSTTLASVLNEINNQRTDHIITIEDPIEYLFVQDRAIISQREVGSDIATFHKGLRSILRQDPDVVMIGEMRDPETIATAMTASETGHLVFSTLHTNSASQTIDRIIDSFPADQQGQITSQLAATLVGIVSERLIPRIDGGRVPVCEIMLVNAAIRNLIREKKVFQIDLVIETSLQEGMLSLNRALVNLVKKKEISLENAETYSLNPAELRILLERT, encoded by the coding sequence ATGGATAATTTTAAAGAAAAACTTAATGAATTACTTTTAACCGCCGCCCGGCAGAGCGCTTCGGATTTGCACATTGGCGCGGGCCGGCGGCCGATGCTGAGAATTGACGGCGTTTTGATTCCATTACAGAAAGAGCCGATTCTTACCCCCGAAATGACTGAAGGCCTTGTTCTCTCTCTTCTTACCGAAGAGCAAAAGCAGGTTTTTTTAAGAGAGCGGCAAGTGGACTTTTCTTACAGTTTTGAAGATAAGGCGCGGTTCCGGGTTAATGTTTATTTTCAGAGAGGTTTTATGGCGGCGGCTTTGCGGTTGATTCCGGCTCAAATCAAAACAATTGAGGAATTAAAATTACCGCCGATTCTTCACGATTTTGCCAAATTAAGGCAGGGTTTTATTTTAATAGTTGGTCCGGCCGGCCATGGTAAATCAACTACTTTGGCGTCTGTTCTTAATGAAATCAATAATCAACGGACAGACCATATTATTACCATTGAAGATCCTATTGAATATCTTTTCGTTCAGGACAGAGCAATTATTTCTCAGCGGGAAGTTGGTTCTGATATCGCCACTTTCCATAAAGGACTTCGCTCAATTTTGCGTCAGGACCCCGATGTCGTCATGATCGGGGAAATGAGAGACCCGGAAACAATAGCCACGGCGATGACCGCTTCGGAAACCGGGCACTTGGTTTTTTCGACACTACACACCAACTCCGCTTCTCAAACCATAGACCGTATCATTGACAGTTTTCCGGCTGACCAACAAGGTCAGATAACTTCACAATTAGCGGCTACCTTGGTCGGCATTGTTTCTGAACGGCTAATCCCAAGAATTGACGGCGGCCGGGTTCCGGTTTGCGAAATAATGTTGGTCAACGCGGCAATCCGTAATTTAATAAGAGAAAAAAAGGTTTTTCAGATTGATTTGGTGATTGAAACTTCGCTTCAGGAAGGAATGCTTTCGCTTAATCGCGCCTTGGTCAATTTAGTGAAGAAAAAGGAAATTTCTCTGGAAAACGCCGAAACTTATTCTTTGAATCCGGCTGAGTTAAGAATTCTTCTTGAAAGAACTTAA
- a CDS encoding type II secretion system F family protein — protein MKYSYQARDKGGELQVGTVDAASREAALNVLSGHDLYILSLETFKESKWVDRILQFFRRVKRKDLMVFSRQFATLLSAKISLSSGLKTLYNQTRNLALKETIGELSSDIDAGLSLSQALERHPQVFSEFYINMVRSAEVTGRIESVMDFLADYLEKEVALVSRVRNALIYPVIVVILFVVVAGLMITLVLPQLAPIFKESGVSLPFFTMALVNIGNFMVQWWWAVVIILLVFVFLLFDYFRTPEGRIVYDELSVKLPVLGSLSKKVIVARFAEATSVLIKGGIPITQAIEIASHTIDNVVYKDILHIAAEKIRAGELMSEALEKSGAFPALVCQLLSVGEATGRLEELLSRISNYYTREVDDLVANLVELIQPALIIVIGIFVGILFASILLPIYNMAQMF, from the coding sequence ATGAAATACTCTTATCAAGCTAGAGATAAAGGCGGGGAATTGCAGGTAGGAACCGTGGACGCCGCGAGCCGGGAAGCGGCTCTTAACGTTCTTTCCGGCCATGACCTTTATATTTTAAGTTTGGAAACTTTTAAAGAATCAAAATGGGTTGACCGCATTTTGCAATTTTTCCGGCGGGTGAAAAGAAAAGACCTGATGGTTTTCAGTCGTCAGTTTGCCACTCTGCTTTCGGCGAAAATTTCTCTTTCAAGCGGCTTAAAAACTTTATATAATCAGACTCGAAATCTTGCTTTAAAGGAAACTATTGGTGAATTGAGTTCCGACATTGATGCCGGCCTTTCTCTTTCCCAGGCATTGGAGCGGCATCCACAAGTTTTCTCGGAGTTTTATATAAACATGGTCCGTTCGGCGGAAGTTACCGGCCGCATTGAATCGGTAATGGATTTTTTGGCTGATTATCTGGAAAAAGAGGTAGCGTTGGTTTCCCGGGTGCGCAATGCCCTTATTTATCCGGTTATAGTTGTTATTCTTTTTGTAGTGGTGGCCGGCTTAATGATCACGCTGGTTTTGCCCCAACTTGCTCCCATATTTAAAGAATCCGGAGTAAGTTTGCCATTTTTCACTATGGCTTTAGTGAACATCGGCAATTTTATGGTTCAATGGTGGTGGGCCGTAGTTATAATTTTATTGGTTTTTGTCTTTTTGTTGTTTGATTATTTCAGGACGCCGGAAGGAAGAATCGTTTATGACGAATTGTCAGTTAAGCTGCCGGTTTTAGGGAGTCTTTCCAAAAAGGTTATCGTCGCCCGCTTCGCGGAAGCGACCAGTGTTTTGATAAAAGGCGGCATTCCCATAACCCAGGCAATTGAAATCGCCAGCCATACGATTGATAACGTGGTTTATAAAGACATTCTTCATATTGCCGCGGAAAAAATCAGAGCCGGCGAGCTGATGTCCGAGGCTTTGGAAAAATCAGGGGCTTTCCCGGCTTTGGTTTGCCAGTTGCTATCCGTGGGCGAAGCAACCGGCCGGCTTGAGGAATTGTTGTCAAGGATCTCAAATTACTATACGCGGGAGGTTGATGATTTGGTGGCAAATCTGGTAGAATTAATTCAGCCGGCTTTGATTATTGTTATCGGTATTTTTGTCGGTATTCTATTTGCTTCCATTCTATTGCCAATTTATAATATGGCGCAGATGTTTTAA
- a CDS encoding ComF family protein, giving the protein MKNKITKLGNFVLDLIFPPICFVCRKRMDIKESKSFICFSCFQKIKINSAAFCPVCSRRLPENKKTCHQESQFILAAAGFYGDEILDPLITLLKYQKIKQAAIPLGEILSKYLNNLTAGGLEIKDFLIIPVPLHWRKERQRGFNQANLIADCLSKNTGLPVAKNILKRIKNTASQVELKDKDKREINVLGCFEVAKPELVSGKNIILLDDVFTTGATMREAASVIKKSGARKIIGLVVAKT; this is encoded by the coding sequence ATGAAAAACAAGATAACGAAGTTGGGAAATTTTGTTTTGGATTTGATTTTTCCGCCGATTTGTTTTGTTTGTCGGAAAAGAATGGATATTAAAGAAAGTAAATCTTTTATATGCTTCTCTTGTTTCCAAAAAATTAAAATCAATAGCGCGGCTTTTTGCCCGGTTTGTTCCAGGCGGTTGCCGGAAAATAAAAAAACCTGCCACCAAGAATCCCAATTTATTCTAGCCGCGGCCGGATTTTACGGCGATGAAATTTTAGACCCGCTTATCACTTTATTGAAATACCAAAAAATAAAACAAGCGGCAATCCCTTTGGGAGAAATTTTAAGTAAGTATTTAAATAATCTGACAGCTGGCGGATTAGAGATAAAAGATTTTTTAATAATCCCCGTTCCCCTTCATTGGCGAAAAGAAAGACAACGGGGATTCAACCAAGCCAATTTAATTGCCGATTGTTTATCAAAAAATACCGGCTTGCCGGTAGCTAAAAATATTCTAAAAAGAATAAAAAACACCGCTTCGCAGGTGGAATTGAAAGACAAAGATAAAAGAGAAATCAATGTTCTCGGCTGTTTTGAAGTGGCAAAACCGGAATTAGTATCCGGTAAAAATATTATTCTTCTTGATGATGTTTTTACTACCGGCGCCACAATGAGAGAAGCGGCTTCGGTAATCAAAAAATCCGGCGCCAGAAAAATTATCGGCTTGGTTGTGGCTAAAACCTAA
- a CDS encoding prepilin-type N-terminal cleavage/methylation domain-containing protein — MKHKLNIKHKIRKTRETLHAPCSMLHGKGFTIVELLVAMSLFTIFIVIASGSFVRALRTQRAIVSLIAANDNASLSIEQIAREIRTGTGFSLSANDLNFINAYNINVTYRLNTQTNAIERGEEGTNFKPITATNVKINSLNFHLLGQLAGDGYPPRITVSLSVSPNIPTIQNISTSFQTTVSARNLDT; from the coding sequence ATGAAACACAAACTAAATATAAAACATAAAATACGCAAAACACGGGAGACGCTCCATGCTCCATGCTCCATGCTCCATGGGAAGGGATTCACTATAGTTGAGCTTTTAGTAGCCATGAGTTTGTTCACTATTTTCATAGTGATTGCCAGCGGCAGTTTTGTCCGCGCTTTAAGAACTCAAAGAGCCATTGTTTCTTTGATTGCCGCCAACGACAACGCCAGTTTGTCTATTGAACAGATAGCAAGAGAAATTCGCACCGGCACCGGCTTTTCTTTATCCGCTAACGATTTAAATTTTATTAACGCTTATAATATAAACGTAACCTATCGGTTGAATACTCAGACAAATGCCATTGAAAGAGGCGAAGAGGGAACTAATTTCAAACCCATAACCGCCACCAATGTTAAAATAAACAGCTTAAATTTTCATCTGCTTGGCCAGTTGGCCGGCGACGGCTATCCGCCGAGGATTACTGTCAGTTTAAGCGTCAGTCCCAATATCCCCACTATTCAAAATATCAGCACCAGTTTCCAAACCACAGTCAGCGCCCGGAATTTGGATACTTAA
- a CDS encoding nucleotide pyrophosphohydrolase — MKKYQKELDKWFKENDWKYWSPLSILARLYEECGEFARLVNHLYGEKLKKSNEKGQELEEEIGDIIYTLICFANSNKIDLDKAIRKSLDKVIKRDKNRFNNIKKK, encoded by the coding sequence ATGAAAAAATATCAAAAAGAATTAGATAAATGGTTTAAGGAAAACGATTGGAAATATTGGTCGCCGTTGTCAATTTTGGCGCGGCTTTACGAAGAATGCGGCGAGTTCGCTCGTTTAGTGAATCATCTTTACGGCGAAAAACTCAAAAAAAGCAATGAGAAGGGACAGGAACTTGAAGAAGAAATCGGAGATATAATTTACACGCTGATTTGCTTCGCTAATTCAAACAAAATAGATTTAGATAAAGCCATAAGAAAAAGTTTAGATAAAGTTATAAAAAGAGACAAAAATAGATTTAATAATATTAAGAAAAAATAA
- a CDS encoding GIY-YIG nuclease family protein, whose translation MSYTVYILNCSDGHPYVGCTDNLEERLERHNKGYVPATKNRLPVELMTSVNFQDKYKAFKFEKYLKSGSGRAFTNKHLI comes from the coding sequence ATGAGTTATACAGTTTACATATTGAATTGTTCCGACGGTCATCCATATGTTGGCTGTACCGATAATTTAGAAGAACGATTAGAAAGACATAATAAAGGTTATGTTCCTGCGACTAAAAACAGATTACCAGTTGAGTTAATGACTTCTGTTAATTTTCAGGATAAATACAAAGCTTTTAAATTTGAAAAATACTTAAAATCCGGCTCGGGCAGAGCATTTACAAACAAACATTTGATATAA
- a CDS encoding ferredoxin, whose amino-acid sequence MKIIQERKKCIGCGACAVVCSNYWEMAEDGLAKLKGGKTDSKTGNDELEIKTADCNQEAADACPVQIIKIKK is encoded by the coding sequence ATGAAAATTATTCAAGAAAGAAAAAAATGCATCGGGTGTGGCGCTTGCGCGGTCGTTTGCTCGAATTACTGGGAAATGGCCGAAGACGGACTCGCTAAACTAAAAGGCGGAAAAACCGATTCCAAAACCGGTAATGACGAACTGGAAATAAAAACCGCCGACTGCAATCAAGAGGCGGCTGATGCCTGTCCGGTTCAGATTATTAAGATTAAAAAATAG
- a CDS encoding GspE/PulE family protein, which translates to MDDQILFQELIKENLLPKEESEKILRDAQLSKKSAEDLLYEHHSVDETEIAKVKSRLIGVPYKKFNLTEISDELLNIIPENISRTYKVFPLEKTKDMLVVGMLRPDDTKAQEALKFIAKQQRISLGVYLITPSDLEYIWRRYAPYGSEVQTAVRSLNLRAEETSGQKIIGLEENVSVSEEAPIIKIVASTLKEAINMKASDVHIEPQRSRLRIRFRIDGILKEVSSLPLQLHQPIVSRVKVLSNLKIDENRIPQDGRFRSVVYGKEIDYRVATFPTPTGEKVAIRILDSSVGLKGLGELGLIGNDLEIVREGIKKPYGMILITGPTGSGKTTTLYAVLQELNKEDVNIVSLEDPVEYFVDGLNQSQVRPEIGYDFASGLRQIVRQDPDVIMVGEIRDRETSSLAVQAALTGHIVLSTLHTNDAIGVIPRLIDLKVEPFLLPSSLNLMLAQRLISRVCPDCRKAEKASADVQVIIKKELGSLPEKVKSNLKFKEPYEIYHGQGCKNCQNRGLNGRVAIFEVFRMTPELADIIGAGFTERNLLEESRRQNMITIRQDGIIKALEGLVTIEEVLRETIEV; encoded by the coding sequence ATGGATGATCAAATTCTTTTTCAGGAATTAATCAAGGAAAATTTATTACCTAAAGAAGAAAGCGAAAAAATTCTTCGCGACGCTCAACTGTCTAAAAAATCGGCGGAGGATTTGCTTTATGAACATCACTCGGTTGACGAAACGGAAATCGCCAAAGTAAAAAGCCGGCTTATCGGCGTTCCTTATAAAAAATTCAATCTTACGGAAATCAGCGATGAGTTATTAAATATTATTCCAGAAAATATTTCGCGGACCTATAAAGTTTTCCCTCTTGAGAAAACCAAAGACATGCTGGTGGTGGGCATGTTGCGGCCAGACGATACCAAAGCCCAAGAGGCATTAAAATTCATCGCCAAACAGCAGAGAATCAGTTTAGGCGTTTATTTGATTACGCCTTCGGATTTGGAATATATCTGGCGGCGTTATGCTCCTTACGGAAGTGAAGTCCAGACCGCAGTCAGATCTCTAAATCTTCGGGCCGAAGAAACTTCCGGTCAGAAAATTATCGGGCTGGAAGAAAATGTTTCGGTTTCCGAAGAGGCGCCGATTATCAAAATTGTCGCTTCAACATTAAAAGAAGCAATAAATATGAAAGCGTCTGATGTTCATATTGAACCACAGCGGTCGCGCTTGAGAATTCGTTTTCGGATTGACGGAATCCTGAAAGAAGTAAGTTCTCTGCCTCTTCAGCTTCATCAGCCGATTGTTTCCCGCGTAAAGGTTTTATCCAATCTTAAAATTGACGAGAATCGGATTCCTCAGGACGGCCGTTTTCGTTCAGTTGTTTACGGTAAAGAGATTGATTATCGGGTCGCGACTTTTCCGACTCCCACTGGAGAAAAAGTGGCGATTCGTATTCTTGATTCTTCAGTCGGTCTGAAAGGACTGGGAGAATTGGGCTTAATAGGCAATGATCTGGAAATCGTCCGGGAGGGGATTAAAAAACCTTACGGCATGATTTTAATCACCGGCCCGACGGGCTCCGGCAAAACCACCACTCTATACGCCGTTCTTCAGGAATTAAACAAAGAAGACGTCAACATCGTCAGCTTGGAAGATCCGGTTGAATATTTTGTTGATGGTTTAAACCAGTCGCAGGTTCGCCCGGAAATCGGTTATGATTTCGCTTCCGGTCTCCGCCAAATTGTCCGGCAAGATCCAGATGTCATTATGGTTGGAGAAATTCGGGACCGGGAAACATCAAGTTTAGCGGTCCAGGCGGCTCTTACCGGGCACATTGTTCTTTCTACTTTGCACACTAATGACGCCATCGGTGTTATTCCTAGATTGATTGATCTTAAAGTAGAGCCATTTCTTCTACCTTCTTCTCTTAATTTAATGCTGGCCCAGAGATTGATTTCCCGGGTTTGTCCTGATTGTCGGAAAGCCGAGAAAGCGTCCGCTGATGTACAGGTTATCATTAAAAAAGAATTGGGATCTTTGCCGGAAAAAGTTAAATCAAATTTAAAATTCAAGGAGCCGTATGAAATTTATCACGGGCAAGGTTGCAAGAATTGCCAAAACAGAGGCCTTAATGGCCGGGTGGCTATTTTTGAAGTTTTCCGGATGACTCCGGAATTAGCCGACATCATCGGCGCCGGTTTCACCGAAAGAAATCTTCTGGAGGAATCCCGGAGGCAAAACATGATTACGATTCGTCAGGATGGAATTATTAAGGCATTGGAAGGGCTGGTAACTATTGAAGAAGTTTTGAGAGAAACGATAGAAGTATGA
- a CDS encoding type II secretion system protein has protein sequence MTLKTQNSKLKTNKGFTLIELLIVVAIIGLLASVVLVGLGGFRARGRDARRIADIRQSQNALELFYTKNNKYPTVSGVNSWDSLKTSLIGGGIGVSTIPNDPLHASDSNKTYEYGVSSDLQNYVLKSSLEDSNNPALTDDVDGTIYGLSCDDPAYCVQF, from the coding sequence ATGACACTCAAAACTCAAAACTCAAAACTCAAAACTAATAAAGGGTTTACCTTGATTGAGCTTTTAATCGTGGTCGCTATCATTGGGTTGTTGGCTTCAGTGGTTCTGGTCGGTTTGGGGGGATTCCGGGCTCGGGGACGGGATGCTCGTCGGATTGCCGATATCAGACAATCCCAGAACGCTTTAGAACTTTTTTACACCAAAAACAACAAATATCCCACGGTTTCCGGAGTAAATAGCTGGGACAGCTTAAAAACTTCTTTGATTGGCGGCGGCATTGGGGTTTCTACTATTCCGAATGACCCCTTGCATGCTTCTGACAGCAATAAAACATACGAATATGGCGTTTCAAGCGACCTCCAAAATTATGTTTTAAAATCGTCTTTGGAAGATTCCAATAATCCCGCTCTTACTGATGACGTTGACGGCACAATTTACGGACTAAGCTGTGACGACCCGGCCTATTGCGTTCAGTTTTAA
- a CDS encoding GatB/YqeY domain-containing protein: MSLKTKIEENFINALRNQEELALSTLRLIKAAISNKEKEKRYKITKTEKDIKEKDLVEKSNLTDEEIVDLIFSEIKKRKEAIILYRQGKREELAKKEENEIEILKKYLPEQISEQEIENLAKEAIKNTGAKAISDIGKVMKELMPKLKGKAEPQIITAIIKKLIESSDRNG, translated from the coding sequence ATGTCCCTGAAAACAAAAATTGAAGAAAATTTTATAAATGCTCTTAGAAATCAGGAAGAGCTGGCGCTTTCCACTTTGCGGCTTATTAAAGCCGCTATTTCAAACAAGGAGAAAGAAAAAAGATACAAAATTACCAAAACCGAAAAGGATATTAAAGAAAAAGATTTAGTTGAAAAAAGCAATTTAACCGATGAAGAAATAGTTGATTTGATTTTTTCCGAAATTAAAAAAAGGAAAGAAGCCATTATTTTATACCGGCAAGGCAAAAGAGAGGAATTAGCCAAAAAAGAAGAAAACGAAATTGAAATTTTAAAAAAATATCTGCCGGAGCAGATTTCCGAACAAGAAATTGAAAATCTTGCCAAAGAAGCGATAAAAAATACCGGCGCGAAAGCCATATCCGACATTGGCAAAGTGATGAAAGAATTGATGCCGAAATTAAAAGGCAAAGCTGAACCACAAATTATAACCGCCATTATCAAAAAACTTATTGAATCTTCGGATAGGAACGGCTAG
- the pilM gene encoding type IV pilus assembly protein PilM has protein sequence MLFFKPKSFLGVDIGTTSIKMVEIANSDKKPTLRNYGWLETYGYLERLNDAIQTSSLKILEKDASKLVQFLISQIKPKTNNVVASLPSFAAFITLLELPIMPAEDTAKAVVFQARQYIPLPVSEITLDWLKVGEREDNEGVKKQQILLTSVPNERIRSYQSIFKAVGLKLVALEIESFSLARALVNNDPTPTILVDIGGRSTNIAVIDKGFWKYNGRTDFAGSSLTQAIASSVNIDVRRAEELKKRVGLLGAGGEYELSTLMFPYLDVIIDEVRRVRESYEKECQTKIERIILAGGGANLQGIENRFTERLGLPTMKGAPFNKISYPPQLEATANDLGPSLSVAIGLGIREFIK, from the coding sequence ATGTTATTTTTCAAACCAAAAAGTTTTTTAGGCGTTGATATCGGAACGACTTCCATCAAAATGGTGGAGATAGCCAATTCGGATAAAAAGCCGACACTCCGAAATTACGGCTGGCTGGAAACTTACGGATATTTGGAAAGATTAAATGACGCCATTCAGACAAGTTCCCTGAAAATTTTGGAAAAAGACGCGTCCAAACTTGTCCAATTTTTAATTTCGCAAATAAAACCCAAAACCAACAATGTAGTCGCTTCATTGCCGTCTTTCGCCGCTTTTATCACGCTTTTGGAATTGCCGATAATGCCGGCTGAAGATACCGCCAAGGCGGTTGTTTTCCAGGCCCGGCAATATATTCCATTGCCGGTTTCAGAAATAACTCTTGACTGGCTGAAAGTCGGCGAAAGAGAGGACAATGAAGGAGTCAAGAAACAGCAGATTCTTTTAACCTCGGTACCCAACGAACGCATCAGATCTTATCAATCAATTTTTAAAGCAGTTGGTTTGAAACTTGTCGCTTTGGAAATAGAAAGTTTCAGTTTGGCCCGGGCCTTGGTCAATAATGATCCCACGCCGACAATTTTAGTTGATATCGGCGGCCGGTCCACTAATATCGCGGTAATTGATAAAGGATTTTGGAAATACAACGGCCGCACCGATTTCGCCGGCAGCTCTTTAACCCAGGCCATTGCCTCAAGCGTCAACATCGATGTCCGAAGGGCCGAGGAATTAAAGAAAAGAGTCGGTCTTTTGGGCGCCGGAGGCGAGTATGAGTTATCAACTTTAATGTTTCCTTATTTAGATGTTATAATAGATGAGGTAAGGCGGGTTAGGGAATCTTACGAAAAAGAATGCCAGACAAAAATTGAAAGAATAATTTTGGCTGGCGGAGGAGCGAATCTACAAGGCATTGAAAATCGTTTTACCGAAAGGTTGGGGTTACCAACTATGAAAGGAGCGCCTTTCAATAAAATAAGTTATCCGCCGCAATTGGAAGCGACCGCCAACGACCTGGGTCCGTCTTTGTCCGTGGCTATCGGATTGGGAATCAGAGAATTTATTAAATAA
- a CDS encoding SUMF1/EgtB/PvdO family nonheme iron enzyme — protein MDEKLLKNLGFVFTEDGRVRLGTEKPLPCRLEGYRKNETPIREFDIEPFWISKFCATNLEYEKYDPKHRRPITSRNDKHPVTEITYMNAISYAGWLSKQTGVNFDLPTEQQWVFAAAPFGYEYPWGMSYSRNQAHVFTPDLEGTLEADDARFGTNWLGLYHIGGNIQEFVLGTAYAPGTNGALVDGMYCIIKGGDWSHCPRSAGIHRRGIVDVAGRGPTLGFRLVANL, from the coding sequence ATGGACGAAAAACTTTTAAAGAATCTTGGTTTTGTTTTTACGGAAGATGGCCGAGTAAGATTGGGAACTGAAAAACCCCTGCCTTGCAGATTAGAGGGTTATAGGAAGAATGAAACCCCTATAAGAGAATTTGATATAGAACCTTTTTGGATATCTAAATTTTGTGCAACCAATTTAGAATATGAGAAATATGACCCTAAGCATCGCCGGCCAATAACATCACGCAACGACAAACATCCCGTAACCGAAATAACGTATATGAACGCTATTTCTTATGCGGGTTGGCTTTCCAAACAAACTGGCGTAAATTTTGATCTTCCAACAGAACAGCAATGGGTTTTTGCTGCCGCGCCTTTTGGTTATGAATATCCTTGGGGTATGAGCTACTCAAGAAATCAAGCGCATGTTTTTACCCCGGATTTAGAGGGAACATTAGAAGCTGATGACGCACGTTTTGGGACCAATTGGCTTGGCCTTTACCACATTGGAGGTAATATCCAGGAATTTGTTTTAGGCACTGCTTATGCCCCAGGCACCAATGGGGCTCTCGTTGATGGTATGTATTGTATTATCAAAGGAGGCGATTGGTCTCATTGTCCCCGTTCCGCCGGTATCCACAGAAGGGGCATTGTTGACGTAGCTGGAAGAGGACCGACTCTTGGTTTTAGATTGGTAGCAAATCTATAA
- a CDS encoding prepilin-type N-terminal cleavage/methylation domain-containing protein has translation MDNKGFTIIEMLVVISIMVLLTSLLILYSRTGENQIILFRDQARLIAALNRAKSLSAQLFSAPEPPCSFGVHFSQAENNFLIFRDLAADCQNSDNIYTGAGELFEKYQLSPQVKFGDLTLTNIVFIPPDPKTLIDNDPDKIEATITLQNLNGNASLKVKVNNAGQITTQ, from the coding sequence ATGGACAATAAAGGATTCACTATTATAGAAATGCTGGTGGTTATTTCTATTATGGTTCTTTTGACTTCGCTTTTGATTCTTTACAGCCGGACAGGCGAGAATCAGATAATTTTATTTCGCGACCAGGCAAGGTTAATTGCGGCTTTAAATCGGGCGAAATCTTTAAGCGCCCAGCTGTTCAGCGCTCCCGAACCGCCCTGTAGTTTCGGGGTGCATTTTTCCCAGGCGGAAAATAATTTTTTAATCTTCCGCGATTTAGCGGCTGATTGCCAAAATTCCGACAATATTTATACCGGCGCCGGAGAGCTTTTTGAAAAATACCAGTTATCGCCCCAGGTTAAATTTGGCGATTTAACATTAACTAATATCGTTTTTATCCCACCTGATCCCAAAACTTTAATAGATAACGACCCCGATAAAATTGAGGCGACCATAACTTTACAAAATTTAAATGGAAATGCTTCCTTAAAGGTCAAGGTTAATAATGCCGGTCAAATTACCACTCAATGA
- a CDS encoding prepilin peptidase, with protein sequence MNLFFYIILFIFGLAIGSFLNVVALRYLPGQKLLSLKTIGGLAERGQSPAKRGGRSACPHCRKTLHWYELIPIVSFFIQAGKCRSCGHKLSWQYPIVELLSGLFFVALPFFFLGGVQFSVFNYYLIGFWAVWILALLVLLLISLIDFRNFFVPDELILVLIFLGFISIFLVSRSPGLGIKLINHSFLLQYALVFSFSWLGNIWVNHLFAALAAGIFFGILFYFWKGKILGGGDVKLGFALGLLLGWPDILMALIIAFILGGLAGLILMITRKKTMKDFLPLAPFLAIGVALTVFFGYQIINGYFSLIGL encoded by the coding sequence ATGAATCTTTTTTTCTATATCATTTTATTTATTTTCGGCTTAGCCATAGGCAGTTTTTTGAATGTGGTCGCTTTGCGATATTTGCCGGGCCAAAAATTATTAAGCTTGAAAACAATCGGCGGCCTCGCTGAGCGAGGCCAAAGCCCCGCTAAGCGGGGCGGCCGTTCCGCCTGCCCTCATTGCCGTAAAACTCTTCATTGGTATGAGTTGATTCCGATTGTCAGTTTTTTTATTCAAGCCGGAAAATGCCGCTCTTGCGGCCATAAACTTTCCTGGCAATATCCCATAGTGGAATTATTGAGCGGTTTGTTTTTTGTCGCTCTTCCGTTTTTCTTTCTGGGCGGAGTTCAGTTTTCGGTTTTTAACTACTATCTTATCGGATTTTGGGCGGTCTGGATTTTGGCCTTGCTGGTTTTGCTTTTAATATCCCTGATTGATTTCCGAAATTTTTTTGTGCCCGACGAATTGATTTTGGTTTTAATATTTTTAGGATTTATTTCGATTTTTTTGGTTTCCCGGAGTCCCGGCTTAGGCATTAAATTAATCAATCACTCATTTCTTCTTCAATACGCGCTGGTTTTCAGCTTCAGCTGGCTGGGTAATATTTGGGTTAATCATTTATTCGCGGCTTTGGCGGCCGGTATATTTTTCGGAATATTGTTTTATTTTTGGAAAGGAAAAATTCTGGGCGGAGGTGACGTCAAACTTGGATTTGCCTTGGGCTTGCTTCTGGGCTGGCCGGATATATTGATGGCGCTTATAATCGCTTTTATTTTAGGGGGGCTTGCCGGTCTTATTTTGATGATTACCCGCAAAAAAACAATGAAGGATTTTCTGCCTTTGGCGCCGTTTTTGGCCATTGGCGTTGCCCTAACGGTATTTTTCGGATACCAAATCATTAATGGTTATTTTTCGTTAATCGGGCTTTAA